Proteins from a genomic interval of Caldicellulosiruptor diazotrophicus:
- a CDS encoding L-lactate MFS transporter — protein MIKNHHKNFVANKKRYIYILLGLIINLCLGSVYSWSVFRKPLEQLFKLSATESSLPYMFFLVFYAILMPLAGRVLDKFGPRMVSIVGGILVGIGWILAGFSNGLINLILGYGIIAGTGVGITYGVPIAVSAKWFEDKRGFAVGLTVLGFGMSPLITAPIARKLIQMYGPLFTFRILGVVFLIVIILLSIPLKFPFREVKTDEGVKAQKDKLSYSPSEMVKTKTFWALWICFVIGTLSGLMAIGISSPVGQEIIKLSAEAAAVSVSIFAIFNGIGRPFFGWLTDKITPRFAAIINFSLMFLASLSMLFAKERMTLLFMITFSLLWLSLGGWLSIAPAATAQFFGTIHYSKNYGILFTGYGVGAVLGNLMSGKIRDIFGSYIFNFYITAILSIIGIIIILFYLKPTRKYE, from the coding sequence GTGATAAAAAATCATCATAAAAATTTTGTAGCCAACAAAAAGCGTTATATTTACATATTGTTGGGACTCATTATTAATTTATGTCTTGGTTCTGTATACTCATGGAGTGTGTTTAGAAAACCGCTTGAGCAACTATTTAAACTAAGTGCAACAGAAAGTAGTTTGCCATATATGTTTTTTCTTGTATTTTATGCTATTTTGATGCCGCTTGCGGGAAGGGTTTTAGATAAGTTTGGACCGCGGATGGTATCAATAGTTGGAGGAATTTTAGTTGGTATTGGTTGGATTTTGGCGGGTTTTTCTAATGGTTTGATAAATTTGATTCTGGGATATGGAATTATTGCTGGAACTGGCGTGGGAATTACGTATGGGGTGCCAATTGCGGTTTCTGCGAAATGGTTTGAGGACAAAAGAGGATTTGCAGTAGGGTTGACTGTCTTAGGATTTGGTATGTCACCTCTTATTACAGCGCCTATTGCAAGAAAACTTATACAGATGTATGGTCCTCTTTTTACATTTAGAATATTAGGAGTAGTTTTTCTGATTGTTATTATTTTATTATCAATCCCATTAAAGTTCCCATTTAGAGAAGTAAAAACTGATGAAGGAGTTAAGGCCCAAAAAGACAAACTTTCTTATTCTCCTTCTGAGATGGTAAAAACAAAAACCTTCTGGGCTCTTTGGATTTGCTTTGTTATAGGGACACTGAGCGGACTGATGGCGATTGGAATATCAAGCCCTGTTGGGCAGGAGATAATAAAATTATCAGCTGAAGCTGCTGCTGTGTCAGTTTCTATATTTGCTATATTTAACGGGATTGGTCGGCCATTTTTTGGATGGCTTACTGATAAAATTACACCAAGATTTGCGGCAATAATTAATTTTTCTTTAATGTTCTTAGCATCGTTAAGTATGCTTTTTGCAAAAGAGAGAATGACTCTTTTGTTTATGATAACTTTTAGCTTATTGTGGTTGAGCTTAGGTGGCTGGCTCTCAATCGCACCAGCTGCAACTGCACAGTTTTTTGGAACAATTCACTATAGTAAAAATTATGGTATTCTATTTACAGGATACGGGGTAGGGGCTGTTTTAGGAAACTTAATGTCTGGAAAAATAAGAGATATTTTTGGGAGTTATATATTTAACTTCTATATAACAGCCATATTATCAATTATTGGAATCATAATTATTCTTTTTTACTTAAAACCAACCAGAAAATATGAATAA
- the purE gene encoding 5-(carboxyamino)imidazole ribonucleotide mutase: MKKPLVGIIMGSDSDLPVMKEAAKVLEDFEIEYEITIVSAHRTPERMFKYAKEAEVRGIEVIIAGAGGAAHLPGMVASISSLPVIGVPVKTSSLNGLDSLLSIVQMPAGVPVATVAINNAKNAGILAAQILSIKYPNIRQKVVEYKEKMKIEVEEKAKGLESVGYEEYLKRRQEG; this comes from the coding sequence ATGAAAAAACCACTTGTTGGTATCATTATGGGGAGCGATTCTGACCTTCCTGTGATGAAAGAGGCAGCAAAAGTTTTAGAAGATTTTGAGATAGAGTATGAGATAACAATTGTTTCTGCTCACAGGACTCCTGAGAGGATGTTCAAATATGCAAAAGAGGCAGAAGTCCGGGGGATAGAAGTAATTATTGCCGGTGCTGGCGGCGCTGCACACCTTCCTGGCATGGTTGCTTCAATTTCATCTTTGCCGGTTATTGGCGTTCCAGTAAAAACATCTTCTTTAAATGGACTTGATTCTCTTTTATCGATTGTGCAAATGCCAGCGGGAGTGCCTGTTGCAACTGTTGCAATTAATAATGCTAAGAATGCCGGAATTCTAGCAGCTCAAATCCTGAGTATAAAGTATCCTAATATCAGACAAAAGGTGGTTGAATATAAAGAAAAAATGAAAATAGAAGTAGAAGAAAAAGCCAAAGGCTTAGAAAGCGTTGGATATGAAGAATATCTTAAAAGGAGGCAGGAGGGGTGA
- a CDS encoding 5-(carboxyamino)imidazole ribonucleotide synthase produces MKSKMHRSTFSFPIKKIGIIGGGQLGKMLAQKAKQMGFYVISLDPSPECPAASVSDELIVSDFFNPEKLKELVEKSDITTYEIEHINTAVLKDLYDKGYQIYPSPYCLEVIQDKYKQKQMFKNANLPVPRFEKVTNLDVSFFEKFGFPCVQKASKGGYDGRGVVVINDKEDLNKILKTDSFVEELVDIKKELAVIVARNKRGDVKSYPVVEMVFEQSANILDFLVAPARIDEKIAQRAREVAIKVVEVLDGVGVFGVELFLTKDDEILINEVAPRPHNSGHYTIEACVTSQFEQHIRAICDLPLGSTKQLSPAVMINLLGEKDYKGRPKIEGLAESLAIEGVSFHFYGKNITAPFRKMGHVTIIDSDLEAAIEKAKRVKEILKIKAEV; encoded by the coding sequence ATGAAAAGCAAAATGCATCGCAGCACTTTTAGTTTTCCCATAAAAAAAATTGGAATTATTGGTGGCGGACAGCTGGGTAAGATGCTTGCGCAAAAGGCAAAACAGATGGGCTTTTATGTCATCTCTTTAGATCCCAGCCCTGAGTGTCCTGCAGCTTCGGTTTCTGATGAGCTGATTGTAAGTGATTTTTTCAACCCTGAAAAGTTAAAAGAACTTGTTGAAAAAAGCGATATCACCACTTATGAGATAGAACATATCAACACAGCAGTGTTAAAAGATCTTTATGATAAGGGATATCAAATTTATCCATCACCTTATTGTTTGGAAGTCATTCAAGACAAATACAAACAAAAGCAAATGTTCAAAAACGCAAATCTTCCCGTACCAAGGTTTGAAAAGGTAACTAATTTGGATGTGTCTTTTTTTGAGAAGTTTGGTTTCCCGTGTGTCCAAAAGGCTTCAAAAGGCGGCTATGATGGAAGAGGAGTTGTTGTAATAAATGATAAAGAGGATTTAAATAAAATACTTAAGACAGATTCTTTTGTAGAGGAGTTAGTTGATATAAAAAAGGAATTGGCAGTGATTGTTGCCAGGAACAAAAGAGGAGATGTTAAAAGCTATCCTGTTGTTGAAATGGTTTTTGAACAGTCAGCAAATATTCTTGACTTTTTAGTTGCGCCTGCAAGGATTGACGAAAAGATAGCACAAAGAGCAAGAGAAGTAGCAATCAAAGTGGTTGAAGTACTGGATGGTGTTGGTGTGTTTGGAGTTGAGTTGTTTTTGACAAAGGATGACGAAATTTTAATAAATGAAGTTGCTCCAAGACCACATAACTCTGGACATTATACAATAGAAGCATGTGTGACAAGTCAGTTTGAACAGCATATAAGAGCAATCTGTGACCTGCCGCTTGGGTCTACAAAGCAACTTTCACCGGCTGTCATGATAAACCTCTTGGGCGAAAAAGATTATAAAGGAAGACCAAAAATAGAGGGCTTGGCAGAAAGTTTGGCGATTGAAGGGGTTTCATTTCATTTCTATGGAAAAAATATAACAGCACCTTTCAGAAAAATGGGGCATGTGACAATAATCGATAGTGACTTGGAAGCAGCAATTGAAAAAGCAAAGAGGGTTAAAGAAATTCTAAAGATTAAAGCGGAGGTGTAA
- a CDS encoding DUF4914 family protein, producing MIKLLNLKVKDEVYEILSNCKGIVMPEKRLDFIDLSLGGKDNMVFEVKYEVESKGEVVEAIVTRCKNGIVVNYPDVYMRRRDPDSLIIGDDGETDKQRYKDIYGDNFETVRKETFEWLKKQELVVYGFYAGGKEHGYPALVIAPLNAAFFGFALADIQGFIPKTEFEKIDVFEPKAVIYVAPPFRHTHFNGKQVVVHNRLNGVHEIFSYNLYPGPSAKKGVYGVLLNIGEMEGWVAAHASTVRIVTPYDNVITIMHEGASGGGKSEMCQQMHREKDNRVLLGENIITKERIYLEIKESCEIHPVTDDIALVHPSLQKGSKMVVKDAEQGWFVRLDNIPHYGTDPQLERLCIHPPEPLIFLNLEGVPGSTCLIWEHTMDEPGKPCPNPRVILPRRFIPNIVDEPVEVDIRSFGVRTPPCTKQKPTYGIIGMFHLLPPALAWLWRLVSPRGHANPSITQAEALSSEGVGSYWPFATGLMVKQANLLLEQILQFTKTQYILVPNQHIGAYKVGFMPQWITREYLAKRGNVKLRSDQLKPAKLPLLGWALEYMKVEGTYIPKFLLQVDLQQEVGEEGYMEGAKILTEFFKKEIIKFKTLDLHPLGRKIIECCLDDGSLDDYVSLIK from the coding sequence ATGATAAAGCTTCTAAACTTAAAGGTAAAAGATGAAGTGTATGAAATTTTAAGCAACTGCAAAGGAATAGTTATGCCAGAAAAGAGACTTGATTTTATAGATTTATCCCTTGGTGGAAAAGATAATATGGTGTTTGAGGTGAAATATGAGGTAGAAAGTAAGGGTGAAGTGGTTGAGGCGATAGTTACAAGATGTAAAAATGGTATTGTTGTAAATTATCCTGATGTGTACATGAGAAGAAGAGACCCAGATAGCTTAATTATTGGTGATGATGGTGAAACTGACAAACAACGATATAAAGACATTTATGGAGACAATTTTGAAACAGTGAGGAAAGAAACATTTGAATGGTTAAAAAAACAAGAATTAGTAGTATACGGTTTCTATGCTGGAGGAAAGGAACATGGATATCCTGCTCTTGTGATAGCTCCGCTCAATGCTGCATTTTTTGGATTTGCGCTTGCTGATATTCAAGGGTTTATTCCAAAAACTGAATTTGAAAAGATTGATGTTTTTGAACCAAAAGCAGTGATATATGTAGCTCCACCTTTTAGACATACACATTTTAACGGAAAACAAGTGGTTGTGCACAATAGGTTAAATGGTGTCCATGAAATATTTTCATATAACTTGTACCCAGGACCAAGTGCTAAAAAGGGAGTATATGGTGTGCTTTTGAACATCGGTGAAATGGAAGGCTGGGTTGCAGCTCATGCTTCAACAGTCAGGATTGTTACACCATATGACAACGTGATAACAATCATGCACGAGGGAGCAAGTGGTGGCGGAAAGAGTGAAATGTGCCAGCAGATGCATAGAGAAAAAGACAATAGAGTCTTGCTTGGAGAAAATATTATAACAAAAGAAAGAATTTACCTTGAGATAAAAGAATCTTGCGAGATACATCCAGTTACAGACGATATAGCACTTGTTCATCCCAGCCTTCAAAAGGGTTCAAAAATGGTTGTAAAAGACGCAGAACAAGGTTGGTTTGTAAGACTTGATAATATTCCACATTACGGTACAGACCCACAGCTTGAAAGGCTTTGCATTCATCCACCCGAGCCGTTAATATTCTTAAATTTAGAGGGTGTTCCTGGTTCAACCTGTCTTATATGGGAACACACAATGGATGAGCCAGGAAAACCTTGTCCTAACCCAAGAGTTATTTTGCCTCGCAGGTTTATTCCGAACATTGTGGATGAACCTGTTGAGGTTGACATAAGAAGCTTTGGAGTGAGGACACCACCTTGCACTAAACAAAAGCCAACTTACGGTATTATAGGGATGTTTCACCTTTTACCACCTGCACTGGCATGGCTGTGGAGGCTTGTTAGCCCCCGCGGCCATGCAAATCCAAGCATAACACAGGCAGAAGCATTGAGTTCAGAAGGGGTTGGGTCTTACTGGCCATTTGCAACAGGGCTTATGGTAAAGCAAGCGAATCTTTTGCTTGAACAGATTTTGCAGTTTACAAAAACTCAATATATTCTAGTTCCAAACCAGCATATAGGTGCATACAAGGTTGGTTTTATGCCGCAATGGATAACAAGAGAGTATTTAGCAAAAAGAGGAAATGTAAAATTAAGATCTGACCAGCTAAAGCCTGCAAAGCTGCCGCTTTTGGGGTGGGCACTTGAATACATGAAAGTTGAAGGAACTTATATACCAAAGTTTTTACTCCAGGTTGACCTTCAGCAAGAGGTTGGAGAAGAAGGCTATATGGAGGGTGCAAAGATTTTGACAGAATTTTTCAAGAAAGAGATTATAAAATTCAAAACATTGGATTTACATCCCCTTGGAAGAAAAATTATAGAATGTTGCTTGGATGATGGAAGCCTGGATGACTATGTATCTTTGATAAAATAG